A genomic stretch from Empedobacter stercoris includes:
- a CDS encoding type III pantothenate kinase translates to MLLAVNIGNTNLRFAVFKSETEIITWTINSKPYRTEYEFFAKFSNMYEPFGIEKYDITDIVIGSVVPPLTASVKIALQKIHKFKPMVVDRNTPSAIKHKSNQMGTDLYANAVAAHYQDYKGKKIVIDFGTALTFLGIDESANVGGVVIAPGIITALNSLVGETAQLPTVELKAPKTVLGSDTESCMQSGMVYGFLSMVEGMIDRINAEEGEQCYVISTGGVGGVYKSLTDKIDIDDRLHTIKGLKILYELNKDSFQK, encoded by the coding sequence ATGTTATTAGCAGTAAATATTGGAAATACTAATCTTCGTTTCGCGGTTTTCAAAAGTGAAACGGAGATTATTACATGGACAATCAATTCAAAACCTTATCGTACCGAATACGAATTTTTTGCAAAATTCTCGAACATGTACGAACCTTTCGGAATTGAGAAATATGATATTACAGATATTGTGATTGGTTCGGTTGTGCCACCACTTACAGCAAGTGTTAAGATTGCTTTACAAAAAATTCACAAGTTCAAACCAATGGTTGTGGATCGTAATACGCCATCAGCAATCAAGCATAAGTCAAACCAAATGGGAACAGATTTGTATGCGAATGCAGTGGCAGCACATTATCAAGACTACAAAGGCAAGAAAATCGTGATTGATTTTGGTACAGCGTTAACTTTTTTAGGGATTGACGAATCGGCAAATGTCGGTGGAGTAGTGATTGCTCCTGGAATTATAACTGCCTTAAATTCATTGGTAGGAGAAACGGCTCAATTACCAACAGTAGAACTGAAAGCGCCTAAAACTGTTTTAGGATCTGATACAGAATCTTGCATGCAATCAGGAATGGTTTATGGTTTTTTGAGTATGGTTGAAGGAATGATTGATCGTATCAATGCCGAAGAAGGAGAACAATGTTATGTGATTTCGACAGGAGGAGTTGGTGGCGTTTACAAATCGTTGACAGATAAAATTGATATTGATGATCGTTTACACACAATAAAAGGTCTTAAAATATTATACGAATTGAATAAAGATTCGTTTCAGAAATAA
- a CDS encoding complex I subunit 4 family protein, whose protein sequence is MLLSLFIILPLIVGVFMLLMQGQKPQRWLGAFVGGALLALYLFISCQGGTNELTYQTQWFNFNSVKTYFALNAQGLGGLMILLTNLTYFALFVYLATTKQKYSNTFYGLLLITLAGLNGVFLAEDLILFYFFWEVVLIPVYFLIGLFGIGKDKIRANMTFFLYTILGSMFMLAGIIYIGFFLQPTSFLLTDIVQVTGPQYSTNTALALLFLIAFVIKIPIFPFHTWQPTIYKTSPTPLTVVLSALMAKMGLFAVVTWYLGMFPTISELFEYIMYVAIFGLVYASLIALSTKNVKKIIAYSSIAHLALIFVSLFSELANGVTGAYFQMFSHGLVVLGLWLCVDVMERKYELTDIKSIGGLAKVDPSLSILFMIFGLANIALPLTSAFIGEFMMLSALFTHNPVLCVVACLGVILSAVYTLRLSSALLFGEVKNIKHRDAQKRDFGPIAVISVIAILIIILGVYPTPIFNLLAH, encoded by the coding sequence ATGCTTTTATCTTTATTTATCATATTACCATTAATAGTAGGAGTTTTTATGCTATTAATGCAAGGACAAAAACCACAAAGATGGTTAGGAGCATTCGTTGGCGGAGCATTGTTAGCGTTATACTTGTTTATCAGTTGTCAAGGAGGAACAAACGAGTTAACATACCAAACACAATGGTTCAATTTCAACAGCGTTAAAACTTATTTTGCGTTAAATGCTCAAGGTTTAGGAGGTTTAATGATTTTATTAACGAACCTTACTTACTTCGCTCTTTTTGTTTATTTGGCAACAACAAAACAAAAATATAGCAATACATTCTACGGATTATTGCTAATCACTTTAGCTGGTTTAAATGGAGTTTTCTTAGCAGAAGATTTAATTTTATTCTATTTCTTCTGGGAAGTTGTTTTGATTCCAGTCTATTTCTTAATTGGATTATTCGGAATTGGAAAAGACAAAATTCGCGCAAATATGACATTTTTCTTATACACGATTTTAGGATCGATGTTTATGTTAGCTGGAATTATTTACATCGGATTTTTCTTACAACCAACTTCGTTTTTATTAACGGATATCGTACAAGTAACAGGACCACAATATTCAACAAACACCGCGTTAGCATTGTTATTCTTAATCGCTTTTGTAATTAAAATTCCAATCTTTCCATTTCATACATGGCAACCAACGATTTACAAAACATCGCCAACTCCATTAACAGTTGTTCTTTCTGCTTTGATGGCAAAAATGGGATTATTTGCTGTGGTAACTTGGTATTTAGGAATGTTTCCAACGATTTCTGAATTATTCGAATACATTATGTACGTCGCAATTTTCGGATTAGTTTACGCTTCGTTAATCGCTTTGAGCACAAAAAATGTAAAGAAAATTATTGCGTATAGTTCGATTGCGCATTTGGCTTTAATTTTTGTATCGTTATTTTCAGAATTAGCAAATGGTGTAACAGGTGCTTATTTCCAAATGTTTTCGCATGGTTTAGTTGTTCTTGGATTATGGTTATGTGTAGATGTAATGGAAAGAAAATATGAGTTGACAGACATTAAATCGATAGGTGGTTTAGCAAAAGTTGATCCTTCATTGTCAATCTTGTTTATGATTTTTGGTTTAGCAAATATTGCTTTACCATTAACAAGTGCATTTATCGGAGAATTTATGATGCTTTCAGCATTATTTACACATAATCCAGTTTTATGCGTGGTTGCATGTTTAGGTGTTATTTTATCTGCCGTTTACACGTTGAGATTATCAAGTGCATTATTGTTTGGAGAAGTAAAAAACATCAAACACAGAGATGCTCAAAAAAGAGATTTTGGACCAATTGCAGTTATTTCTGTAATCGCAATCTTGATAATCATTTTAGGCGTTTATCCAACACCAATTTTTAATTTATTAGCACATTAA
- a CDS encoding NADH-quinone oxidoreductase subunit N, with translation MNTIILSALSGIILMFSGFYIKNNRALNILSVVLFFGMIVGGIFDLKGCSMFAGKFDNMIGQSLYGVSFFIALAGLAIFYLLLNKDSFEKVGKHVAEYYALIFFSFTGIAVLAQFHNLVIMFLGIELMSIPMYILAGVNKESIKSTEASVKYFLMGAFSTGILMLGVTFLYGATGTFMVDQLVNYNKDFETIYYAGWCLIIFAFCFKVSAAPFHAWTPDVYDGTPTVFTSFMSTIIKGGSFLGFILVLKSFPIHVEYAEYYRLLLASIIILTLFIGNFGAVSQKSVKRLMAYSSIAQAGFMLFVLFNINSASKEALMFYTIAYTIANFIIFYTIDQFKNPNFESFIGLGKANPVLAAAMTISLISLAGIPLTGGFFAKFMALSIGGTNEKNLFLIVIALVMAVLSMYYYFKIINYMYFKKGKNKLKTQDGLTNFLLVIGMVILIVMGIFPGILSSFLQTPMW, from the coding sequence ATGAATACGATTATTTTATCAGCACTTTCAGGTATTATTTTGATGTTTAGTGGATTCTACATCAAGAATAATCGTGCCTTAAATATTCTTTCGGTTGTTCTGTTTTTCGGAATGATTGTAGGAGGAATTTTCGATTTGAAAGGTTGCTCAATGTTCGCAGGAAAATTCGATAATATGATTGGACAATCGCTTTATGGCGTTTCCTTCTTTATCGCATTGGCTGGACTGGCAATTTTTTACTTATTGTTGAACAAAGATTCGTTTGAGAAAGTAGGAAAGCATGTAGCAGAATATTATGCCTTGATTTTCTTCTCTTTTACAGGAATCGCCGTTTTAGCACAATTCCACAACTTGGTCATTATGTTCTTAGGAATCGAATTAATGTCAATTCCGATGTACATTCTTGCAGGTGTCAATAAGGAAAGTATAAAAAGTACAGAAGCATCTGTAAAATACTTCTTGATGGGAGCTTTCTCAACAGGGATTTTGATGCTGGGGGTTACATTTTTGTATGGCGCAACAGGAACTTTTATGGTTGACCAATTGGTGAACTATAACAAAGATTTCGAAACTATTTATTACGCTGGATGGTGTTTAATCATCTTCGCATTTTGTTTCAAAGTTTCTGCCGCACCTTTCCATGCATGGACACCAGATGTTTACGATGGAACACCAACAGTGTTCACATCATTTATGTCGACAATTATCAAAGGAGGATCATTTTTAGGATTTATTTTAGTCTTAAAATCTTTCCCAATACATGTAGAATATGCCGAGTATTACCGTTTATTATTAGCGTCAATCATTATTTTGACGTTGTTTATCGGGAATTTTGGAGCAGTTTCTCAAAAATCTGTCAAACGTTTGATGGCTTATTCATCAATCGCGCAAGCAGGTTTCATGCTATTTGTTTTATTTAATATCAACTCAGCTTCAAAAGAAGCATTGATGTTCTATACAATTGCTTATACAATTGCGAATTTTATTATTTTCTATACAATTGATCAATTCAAAAATCCAAATTTTGAAAGTTTCATTGGTTTAGGAAAAGCAAATCCAGTTTTGGCTGCAGCAATGACAATTTCATTGATTTCATTAGCAGGTATTCCGTTAACAGGAGGTTTCTTTGCGAAATTCATGGCGTTGAGTATTGGTGGAACAAATGAGAAAAATTTATTTTTGATTGTAATAGCATTAGTTATGGCAGTTTTGAGTATGTATTATTACTTCAAAATCATCAACTATATGTATTTCAAAAAAGGGAAAAATAAATTAAAAACACAAGATGGCTTAACAAATTTCCTTTTAGTAATCGGAATGGTTATCTTGATTGTAATGGGAATTTTTCCAGGAATATTATCGTCATTTTTACAAACACCAATGTGGTAA
- a CDS encoding RNA polymerase sigma factor, whose translation MKLFVLNRKSKEEILVDRLKKNDALAQKELYEQSSKKMLSVCRSYIEDMHYAEDCMINGFCKVFNHIEKFQNKGSFEGWMRRIMVNECLTFLRANKTLIYVDDVRVSNYDEADEEVEETWLNFNVQEVLDQLSEPYRLVFNLHILEDYSHQEISEMLNISVSTSKTQLFRAKAKLKEIVLSKKKMTNEKQR comes from the coding sequence GTGAAATTATTTGTACTAAATCGAAAAAGTAAAGAAGAAATTTTAGTCGATCGACTAAAAAAGAACGATGCTTTGGCGCAAAAAGAACTCTACGAACAAAGCTCCAAAAAGATGCTGAGCGTTTGTAGAAGCTATATCGAAGACATGCATTATGCAGAAGATTGTATGATTAATGGTTTTTGTAAAGTCTTTAATCATATCGAGAAATTTCAAAATAAAGGAAGTTTCGAAGGTTGGATGCGTCGAATCATGGTCAACGAATGTTTAACTTTTTTACGTGCAAATAAAACATTGATTTATGTTGATGATGTAAGAGTTTCTAATTATGATGAAGCAGATGAAGAAGTAGAAGAAACGTGGTTAAATTTTAATGTGCAAGAGGTGTTAGATCAACTTTCAGAACCTTATCGATTGGTGTTTAATCTTCATATTCTCGAAGATTATTCGCATCAAGAAATTTCAGAAATGCTGAATATTTCGGTGTCGACCAGCAAAACGCAATTGTTTCGAGCAAAGGCAAAACTGAAAGAAATTGTTCTAAGTAAAAAGAAAATGACAAATGAAAAACAACGATAA
- a CDS encoding M1 family metallopeptidase — MRKFTLLICLCLVQFVFAQRKGYWQQKVDYKMTIDIKDDLYQYDGKMKLKYTNNSGQSLNKVYFHLYFNAFQPKSMMDYRLANIADPDKRMVNNIGTKENPKLESRIATLGKDNMGYQKIISLTQNGKATSYKVDGTILEVTLATPIKAGESTTFDMVWEAQVPEQIRRSGRNSKEGVAYSMTQWYPKMAQFDDFGWHLDEYVGREFIAPFGDFDVTINIGKDYVIGSSGVLQNPKEVKGYDKNAKIVEKNGRASWNFKATNIHDFAWAADKKFVVDEATSKGGVKVYFVYKPGEKTTKVWKEAMPYTTGFFDYAGEKFGAYPWPTYTVVQGGDGGMEYGTATLITGERNLASLVGVIYHEAAHSWYQHLFGINETVDEWFDEGFTSYIENLASLQVFGKQATLPSNPNLDASKGYINLALSGKEEPASLLADYYNTNYAYSLEAYYKGQVLAIQLGYIIGQDNLDKTFLEFYNQWKFKHPTANDFKRVAEEVSGINLKWYFNLFINTTRKIDYAVEAVNGNTITIANKSDFAMPIDLLVEYTDGSKELFYIPLREMRGEKPAENLVEYQGAKRTILEDWFWTKPTYDVKVSKEVKQVTIDPTKRLADVNDKNNVFTK, encoded by the coding sequence ATGAGAAAATTTACATTATTAATCTGCTTATGTTTGGTGCAATTTGTTTTCGCTCAGCGCAAAGGATATTGGCAACAAAAGGTAGATTATAAAATGACGATTGATATCAAAGACGATTTGTATCAATACGATGGGAAAATGAAATTGAAATACACAAACAACTCAGGTCAAAGCTTGAACAAGGTGTACTTTCATTTATATTTTAATGCCTTCCAACCTAAATCGATGATGGATTATCGTTTAGCAAATATTGCAGATCCAGACAAGCGAATGGTAAATAATATCGGAACAAAAGAAAATCCTAAATTAGAATCGCGTATCGCAACTTTAGGGAAAGACAATATGGGTTACCAAAAAATTATTTCGTTAACTCAAAATGGTAAAGCTACTTCGTATAAAGTTGATGGAACAATCTTAGAAGTAACATTAGCAACGCCAATTAAAGCTGGAGAATCAACAACATTTGATATGGTTTGGGAAGCACAAGTTCCTGAGCAAATTCGTCGCTCTGGACGTAATTCGAAAGAAGGTGTAGCGTATTCGATGACTCAATGGTACCCTAAAATGGCTCAATTTGATGATTTCGGATGGCATTTAGACGAATATGTTGGACGCGAATTTATTGCGCCTTTTGGTGATTTTGATGTAACAATCAATATTGGAAAAGACTATGTAATTGGTTCATCTGGAGTGTTACAAAACCCGAAAGAAGTAAAAGGTTATGATAAAAATGCAAAAATTGTAGAGAAAAACGGACGTGCTTCTTGGAATTTTAAAGCAACAAATATTCACGATTTTGCTTGGGCTGCAGACAAAAAATTTGTTGTAGATGAGGCTACATCTAAAGGAGGTGTAAAAGTATATTTCGTGTACAAACCAGGCGAAAAAACTACAAAAGTTTGGAAAGAGGCAATGCCTTACACAACTGGTTTTTTTGATTATGCTGGAGAAAAATTCGGAGCATATCCTTGGCCAACATATACAGTAGTACAAGGTGGTGATGGTGGTATGGAATACGGAACTGCAACGTTGATTACAGGAGAAAGAAATTTAGCTTCTTTGGTAGGAGTTATTTACCACGAGGCAGCGCATTCTTGGTACCAACATTTATTTGGAATCAACGAAACGGTTGACGAATGGTTTGATGAAGGTTTCACATCTTACATCGAAAATTTAGCTTCTTTACAAGTATTCGGAAAGCAAGCAACTTTACCATCAAATCCTAATTTAGATGCATCAAAAGGTTACATCAATTTAGCATTATCAGGGAAAGAAGAACCTGCAAGTTTATTAGCAGATTACTACAACACAAACTATGCGTATTCATTAGAAGCATATTATAAAGGTCAAGTTTTAGCAATTCAGTTAGGATATATTATTGGGCAAGATAATTTAGACAAAACATTTTTAGAATTCTATAACCAATGGAAATTTAAACATCCAACCGCTAACGATTTCAAACGTGTTGCAGAAGAAGTTTCTGGAATTAATTTAAAATGGTACTTCAACTTATTTATCAATACAACACGCAAAATTGATTACGCTGTAGAAGCTGTAAACGGAAATACAATCACAATTGCAAATAAATCAGATTTTGCAATGCCGATAGATTTATTGGTTGAATATACAGATGGTTCGAAAGAATTATTTTACATTCCTTTACGTGAAATGCGTGGAGAAAAACCAGCAGAAAATTTAGTGGAATATCAAGGTGCTAAAAGAACGATTTTAGAAGATTGGTTCTGGACAAAACCAACATATGACGTTAAAGTTTCAAAAGAAGTTAAACAAGTTACCATCGATCCAACAAAACGTTTGGCAGATGTAAATGATAAAAATAACGTATTTACAAAATAA